In Panicum virgatum strain AP13 chromosome 4N, P.virgatum_v5, whole genome shotgun sequence, a single window of DNA contains:
- the LOC120669560 gene encoding uncharacterized protein LOC120669560 isoform X2, giving the protein MEESNEDDDIAGLLRDLAAGLDDRGDFDDSSSVLEPCAELLAIQKLVEENSKGLYPNCKKYTQLRFLIRLLHLKLLGGWTDRSFNLLLDLLNDALPEGSALPRSFHEPKKLVKSIGIGYNSIHACENDCILYWKVNSKLDSCPKCKVSCWKSIRKSHTYKVPRKVLRYFPIKKCLQRLFLSSKTASLTRWHDEGRKKDGLLRHPADSPLWLDFDEKHKEFAEDSRNIRLAFATDGFNPFRTMNVSYSVWPGICIPYNFPPSMCMKQSNFILSLLIPSRYGPGSDMDVYYEPLIDDLLDMFDNGVRTYDASKGEYFQLRAVVLWTITDHPGLGYTSSIQLGNGSKTCYMGHRRFLHEGHQFRFDADKFGSTEFRPAPIPLTGEEILDCTKDLCTVFGKDPSRKKPASKNLWIEMEGIQVNPEEALF; this is encoded by the coding sequence ATGGAGGAATCTAATGAGGATGATGACATAGCTGGTTTGCTTAGAGACTTGGCTGCTGGTTTAGATGATAGAGGTGATTTTGATGACAGCAGTTCTGTCCTAGAACCCTGTGCTGAACTACTTGCCATTCAGAAGTTGGTAGAGGAGAATAGCAAGGGGCTGTACCCTAACTGCAAGAAATATACACAATTGCGTTTCCTTATTAGATTGTTGCACCTCAAACTCCTTGGCGGATGGACTGATAGATCTTTTAACTTGCTACTTGATCTACTTAATGATGCACTCCCTGAGGGTTCAGCACTACCTAGGAGTTTCCATGAGCCTAAGAAATTGGTGAAATCTATAGGAATTGGGTACAATAGTATTCATGCCTGTGAAAATGATTGCATTCTCTATTGGAAGGTGAATTCAAAATTAGATTCATGCCCAAAATGCAAGGTTTCATGTTGGAAATCAATAAGAAAGAGTCATACATATAAGGTTCCTAGGAAGGTTCTCCGATATTTTCCAATTAAGAAATGTCTGCAACGATTATTTTTGTCATCTAAAACAGCAAGTTTAACTAGATGGCATGATGAAGGCCGAAAAAAAGATGGTCTTCTAAGGCATCCTGCAGATTCACCACTATGGTTGGACTTTGATGAAAAACATAAAGAGTTTGCTGAAGATAGTCGGAATATCCGTCTAGCATTTGCCACTGATGGTTTTAACCCATTTAGAACCATGAATGTTAGCTACAGTGTGTGGCCTGGTATTTGTATTCCCTACAATTTTCCACCTTCAATGTGCATGAAGCAATCCAATTTCATCCTTTCTTTACTGATTCCTAGTAGATATGGTCCTGGTAGTGATATGGATGTCTATTATGAACCACTTATTGATGATTTGTTGGATATGTTTGACAATGGAGTCAGAACCTATGATGCTTCCAAGGGTGAGTACTTTCAGTTGCGGGCAGTAGTGTTGTGGACTATCACTGATCACCCAGGGCTAGGATATACATCTTCAATTCAACTTGGTAATGGTAGCAAGACTTGCTATATGGGTCATCGTAGGTTCTTGCATGAAGGCCACCAATTTAGGTTTGATGCTGATAAATTTGGTAGTACTGAGTTTAGACCAGCACCAATTCCACTTACCGGAGAGGAAATCTTGGATTGCACTAAGGATCTTTGTACAGTTTTTGGTAAGGATCCATCTAGAAAGAAACCAGCAAGCAAGAACTTGTGGATTGAAATGGAAGGAATTCAAGTCAACCCTGAAGAAGCATTATTTTGA
- the LOC120669560 gene encoding uncharacterized protein LOC120669560 isoform X1: MDKTWINNDARHTKAYLQGVNSFLAFAFRNSAVGNKILCPCTKCVNSFWRESSDIREHLICDGFLKGYTTWNLHGEPFSSVNRGNFDGCEVMEESNEDDDIAGLLRDLAAGLDDRGDFDDSSSVLEPCAELLAIQKLVEENSKGLYPNCKKYTQLRFLIRLLHLKLLGGWTDRSFNLLLDLLNDALPEGSALPRSFHEPKKLVKSIGIGYNSIHACENDCILYWKVNSKLDSCPKCKVSCWKSIRKSHTYKVPRKVLRYFPIKKCLQRLFLSSKTASLTRWHDEGRKKDGLLRHPADSPLWLDFDEKHKEFAEDSRNIRLAFATDGFNPFRTMNVSYSVWPGICIPYNFPPSMCMKQSNFILSLLIPSRYGPGSDMDVYYEPLIDDLLDMFDNGVRTYDASKGEYFQLRAVVLWTITDHPGLGYTSSIQLGNGSKTCYMGHRRFLHEGHQFRFDADKFGSTEFRPAPIPLTGEEILDCTKDLCTVFGKDPSRKKPASKNLWIEMEGIQVNPEEALF, translated from the exons ATGGATAAAACATGGATCAACAATGATGCTAG GCACACCAAGGCATATTTGCAAGGGGTGAACAGTTTCCTTGCTTTTGCATTTAGGAATTCAGCAGTAGGAAACAAGATATTATGTCCATGTACAAAGTGTGTTAACTCATTTTGGAGAGAGTCAAGTGATATACGTGAGCACCTGATATGCGATGGGTTTCTAAAAGGGTACACAACGTGGAATTTGCATGGGGAACCTTTCTCTTCTGTGAATCGTGGGAACTTTGATGGTTGTGAGGTTATGGAGGAATCTAATGAGGATGATGACATAGCTGGTTTGCTTAGAGACTTGGCTGCTGGTTTAGATGATAGAGGTGATTTTGATGACAGCAGTTCTGTCCTAGAACCCTGTGCTGAACTACTTGCCATTCAGAAGTTGGTAGAGGAGAATAGCAAGGGGCTGTACCCTAACTGCAAGAAATATACACAATTGCGTTTCCTTATTAGATTGTTGCACCTCAAACTCCTTGGCGGATGGACTGATAGATCTTTTAACTTGCTACTTGATCTACTTAATGATGCACTCCCTGAGGGTTCAGCACTACCTAGGAGTTTCCATGAGCCTAAGAAATTGGTGAAATCTATAGGAATTGGGTACAATAGTATTCATGCCTGTGAAAATGATTGCATTCTCTATTGGAAGGTGAATTCAAAATTAGATTCATGCCCAAAATGCAAGGTTTCATGTTGGAAATCAATAAGAAAGAGTCATACATATAAGGTTCCTAGGAAGGTTCTCCGATATTTTCCAATTAAGAAATGTCTGCAACGATTATTTTTGTCATCTAAAACAGCAAGTTTAACTAGATGGCATGATGAAGGCCGAAAAAAAGATGGTCTTCTAAGGCATCCTGCAGATTCACCACTATGGTTGGACTTTGATGAAAAACATAAAGAGTTTGCTGAAGATAGTCGGAATATCCGTCTAGCATTTGCCACTGATGGTTTTAACCCATTTAGAACCATGAATGTTAGCTACAGTGTGTGGCCTGGTATTTGTATTCCCTACAATTTTCCACCTTCAATGTGCATGAAGCAATCCAATTTCATCCTTTCTTTACTGATTCCTAGTAGATATGGTCCTGGTAGTGATATGGATGTCTATTATGAACCACTTATTGATGATTTGTTGGATATGTTTGACAATGGAGTCAGAACCTATGATGCTTCCAAGGGTGAGTACTTTCAGTTGCGGGCAGTAGTGTTGTGGACTATCACTGATCACCCAGGGCTAGGATATACATCTTCAATTCAACTTGGTAATGGTAGCAAGACTTGCTATATGGGTCATCGTAGGTTCTTGCATGAAGGCCACCAATTTAGGTTTGATGCTGATAAATTTGGTAGTACTGAGTTTAGACCAGCACCAATTCCACTTACCGGAGAGGAAATCTTGGATTGCACTAAGGATCTTTGTACAGTTTTTGGTAAGGATCCATCTAGAAAGAAACCAGCAAGCAAGAACTTGTGGATTGAAATGGAAGGAATTCAAGTCAACCCTGAAGAAGCATTATTTTGA